In a genomic window of Corynebacterium coyleae:
- the purN gene encoding phosphoribosylglycinamide formyltransferase translates to MSDSVKSIAVLVSGTGTLLRSMIDNAQGRYRIDIVVADQICPAIQRAKNAGIRTAVVPMETNRNAWNEKLAATLASVKPDLVVSAGFMRILGKPFLEKYEGRTINAHPSLLPSFPGAHAVRDALEYGVKVTGCTVHYVDSGLDSGEIIAQRAVEVLPDDTTSTLHERIKKVEREQIVELLHNAQVVNGKVLFS, encoded by the coding sequence GTGAGTGATTCAGTGAAATCAATTGCTGTGCTCGTCTCTGGAACGGGTACGTTGCTGCGGTCCATGATCGACAATGCGCAAGGTCGCTACCGCATCGACATTGTGGTGGCGGATCAAATTTGCCCAGCGATCCAACGTGCGAAGAACGCGGGTATCCGCACCGCAGTGGTGCCAATGGAAACCAACCGCAACGCGTGGAACGAAAAACTTGCCGCCACGCTTGCGTCCGTGAAGCCAGACCTTGTCGTTTCGGCAGGCTTCATGCGCATCCTGGGCAAGCCCTTCCTTGAGAAGTATGAAGGTCGAACCATCAACGCGCACCCGTCGTTGCTGCCATCATTCCCGGGCGCACACGCTGTCCGGGATGCTCTGGAATACGGTGTGAAGGTCACCGGCTGCACCGTCCACTACGTCGATTCCGGACTGGATAGCGGCGAGATCATCGCCCAGCGTGCCGTTGAGGTGCTGCCGGACGACACCACCTCCACGCTGCACGAGCGCATCAAGAAGGTCGAGCGCGAGCAGATCGTGGAACTGCTCCATAACGCCCAAGTAGTAAACGGAAAGGTCCTTTTCTCATGA
- the purH gene encoding bifunctional phosphoribosylaminoimidazolecarboxamide formyltransferase/IMP cyclohydrolase, whose product MTNAAKREIKRALISVYDKTGLEDLARALGEAGIEIVSTGSTAKRIADAGVPVTEVAEVTGFPEVLDGRVKTLHPRVHSGILADLRKDDHKAQLEELGIEPFSLVVVNLYPFEETVASGANFDECVEQIDIGGPSMVRAAAKNHPSVAVVTSPKRYADVVEAVKNGGFTLDERRELALEAFTHTARYDAAVSSWLASQLESQTESGAQTTELRYGENPHQAARLESDGWGIAAAKQHGGKAMSYNNYQDADAAWRAAWDHNRPCVAIIKHANPCGLAVSDESIADAHKKAHACDPVSAYGGVIAANREVTLELAEQIHPIFTEVVIAPSFAPEALELLRTKENLRLLEVTPEQLTEERKQITGGWLVQERDQFQADGDAAANWKLVAGDAADEQTLADLEFAWRSVRCVKSNAILIANDGASVGIGMGQVNRVDSAKLAVDRANTLDEGRNRTNGAVAASDAFFPFADGFQLLADAGVKAVVQPGGSIRDEEVIAAAKEAGVTMYLTGTRHFAH is encoded by the coding sequence ATGACGAATGCCGCGAAGCGGGAAATCAAGCGCGCGCTAATCAGCGTCTACGACAAGACGGGGCTGGAGGATCTGGCTCGCGCGTTGGGCGAAGCCGGCATAGAAATCGTCTCCACCGGTTCCACCGCGAAGCGCATTGCAGACGCAGGCGTGCCGGTGACCGAGGTCGCAGAGGTCACCGGTTTCCCGGAGGTGCTCGACGGCCGTGTGAAGACGCTGCACCCGCGCGTGCACTCGGGCATCCTGGCAGACCTGCGTAAGGATGACCACAAGGCGCAGCTTGAGGAGCTGGGCATCGAGCCGTTCTCGCTCGTCGTGGTCAACCTGTACCCGTTCGAGGAAACCGTCGCCTCTGGTGCCAACTTTGACGAGTGCGTCGAGCAGATCGATATCGGTGGTCCGTCGATGGTGCGCGCGGCAGCCAAGAACCACCCGTCTGTCGCGGTTGTGACCTCCCCGAAGCGCTACGCCGACGTTGTGGAGGCCGTGAAGAACGGTGGCTTTACGCTCGACGAGCGCCGCGAGCTCGCCCTCGAGGCGTTCACGCACACTGCGCGTTACGACGCCGCCGTGTCCTCCTGGCTCGCCTCCCAGCTCGAGAGCCAGACCGAGTCTGGTGCGCAGACCACGGAACTGCGCTACGGCGAGAACCCGCACCAGGCAGCCCGCCTGGAAAGCGACGGTTGGGGCATTGCCGCTGCGAAGCAGCACGGCGGCAAGGCAATGAGCTACAACAACTACCAGGACGCTGACGCCGCATGGCGTGCGGCTTGGGATCACAACCGTCCGTGCGTCGCGATTATCAAGCACGCCAATCCGTGTGGTCTCGCAGTTTCCGACGAGTCCATCGCGGATGCACACAAGAAGGCACACGCCTGCGACCCTGTCTCTGCTTACGGCGGCGTGATCGCTGCGAACCGCGAGGTTACCCTTGAGCTTGCAGAGCAGATCCACCCGATCTTCACCGAGGTGGTCATCGCCCCGTCTTTCGCGCCGGAAGCACTCGAGCTGCTGCGCACGAAGGAGAACCTGCGCCTGCTGGAGGTCACCCCGGAGCAACTCACCGAGGAACGCAAGCAGATCACCGGTGGTTGGCTGGTCCAGGAGCGCGACCAGTTCCAGGCCGACGGCGACGCAGCCGCCAACTGGAAGCTGGTTGCCGGCGACGCTGCCGACGAGCAGACCCTCGCCGATCTTGAGTTCGCGTGGCGCTCGGTGCGTTGCGTGAAGTCCAACGCCATCCTGATTGCCAACGACGGCGCATCGGTGGGCATCGGCATGGGCCAGGTCAACCGCGTCGATTCGGCCAAGCTGGCTGTTGACCGCGCGAACACACTGGACGAGGGCCGCAACCGCACCAACGGTGCCGTGGCAGCCTCCGACGCGTTCTT